From a region of the Bacilli bacterium genome:
- a CDS encoding hemerythrin domain-containing protein: protein MPLVKGFAMTDELLPPKNRDPAIELLIDDHTRMIKTLENVRRIGKKTFRKLSVAGLTAWKKETQQLRKELEEHMVKEEQVLYALLSQYVDARVGPLGVLLYEHEQIAKQLNLFEQKLSLLVHLNGKDTNLLREAYELCQNMHTTMCEHFAKEEKNGYLLAQGVLTRTDLSHMLRKFRKISAHKNKV from the coding sequence ATGCCCCTGGTAAAAGGATTTGCGATGACGGATGAGTTGTTGCCGCCGAAAAACCGCGATCCAGCAATCGAGCTGCTGATCGACGACCATACCCGAATGATCAAAACTCTGGAGAACGTCAGGCGAATCGGCAAAAAGACATTCCGCAAGCTGTCCGTAGCGGGTTTAACGGCATGGAAAAAGGAAACGCAGCAATTGCGCAAAGAGCTGGAAGAACATATGGTTAAAGAGGAACAAGTGCTGTATGCGCTCCTTTCGCAGTACGTGGATGCGCGAGTGGGACCGCTTGGCGTCCTGTTATATGAACATGAGCAAATCGCGAAACAATTGAATTTATTCGAACAAAAACTGAGCTTGCTTGTTCATCTGAACGGGAAAGACACCAATTTGCTCAGGGAAGCTTACGAACTATGCCAAAATATGCATACGACGATGTGCGAACATTTTGCAAAAGAAGAAAAAAACGGCTATTTGCTTGCCCAGGGTGTTCTCACCCGGACGGATCTGTCGCACATGCTCCGCAAGTTTCGGAAAATATCGGCCCACAAGAACAAGGTTTGA